Genomic DNA from Paenibacillus donghaensis:
ATCCGCGGGGCTTCATTATTGTAAATTCCGTCCATCTCGGTCAGCAGCTGATTAAGTGTCTGGTCGTATTCCCGCTGCTGCCCGCCTTCCCGTTTGCCGCCAATCACATCGATCTCATCGATGAAGATAATCGCGCTCTCCTTGTTCTCCTTCAACGCACGTGTACGCGCATCCCGGAACAGGTCACGCACCCGTCCGGCGCCGACACCGACATACATCTCCACGAACTCACTGCCGGAAGCCGCTACAAAAACAGAATCGGTGTAGTGGGCAGCAGCCTTGGCCATCAGCGTCTTCCCGGTTCCCGGAGGGCCTGTAAGCAGAATTCCCTTCAAGGGCCGGATACCGAACTTGCTGATCTCCTCATGCCGGATCAGGAAATCCAGCGCTTCACGCAGCTCCTGCTTGGCATGATCCTGGCCGCCGATTTCTTCAAAGGTCAGCTTGGAGGGACCGCTCTTCTTGCGTTTCTTGTCCGCTCCGGCGTTGACGGTCATTCCGCCGCGCAAGTGGGCGATGATCAACAGCGCACCGATCATTCCTCCAGCGATAATGATAGGAAAGATATTGATTCCGACAAAAGCCATAAAAATCAGCAGTACGGGCACAAACCCGGCAATGATTTCTTTACTCCACTTAGGCATTATTCCATACCCCCATCGTAGCCGGCTGCCGCGGCAAAATAATAACCTTGCTCTCTTCGCCGCTGCTAAGGCTTACGTATACATTTTTTTCATCAATTTCAGTGGTCGCAACTATATCGCTATACTCAGAGTATTGCTGTTTAAGCATATCCAGCTTGCTGGGGATCAGTGTATACTTGCGGCTCTCCATCGCTTCGGCCACCGAGAACATCGCTTTGTCCCAGTATTCATCCAGCAGAGCATTGGAGTGCTGCTCCACATCCAGCTTCAACGTCCGGCCTTCGATGACCGACTTGCCTTCAGCGGATACATACTGCATCAGCTCACGTAATTTAGTGCCAGGCTGCAAATCCAGTTTCAAAGTGACCTCACTGCGGTTAATAGATATTTGAGAATTCTTTACTCCCTGATATTGTGACACAATCTTCTGAAGCGGCTCCTGCAGGGCAAATTGCCGGTACAAGAACCATCCGCCGAACAACAGAGCAGCTGACAGTACAGACGTTAGCAGTATAGGTACAAGACGCAGTTTCAAGAAACGTCCTCCTCTCAAAAATGGGAAATCTATTATACTTCTAAAATTATATCAGCATGTCCAGTGCTTTTCCGAGACTGACATGCTCTTAAGCATGTCTAAGTACAAATAGTAGTATATCATATGCGTATATACGAAATCGAAAAAAGATGTGAATATATTTAAAATTTTCAGTTCTAATTTTTTCCTTATCTCTCCTTTTTGTACCTTAGCCGGCAATCTTGTTATACTAAGGAATGCTGTACTATTTTATCGGCTGAACCGGAGGCAATTATGATTAAATATCCGTATTTGGAACCAAACACAACCATCGGCGTAACCGCCCCTTCCTCCGGATTGAAGACAGAGCTTCATCCCTGGATGCATGCTGCAACCAGCCGTCTGAAGGCACAAGGCTACGTAGTGAACTGCGGTGAGACCGTATGGACCGAACAGAAGGCCAAATCGGCGCCTGCGCATATACGCGCAACGGAACTAAACGCCATGCTGACCGATGACAGCACCGGACTGATCTTCCCTCCCTGGGGCGGGGAGCTGCTGATTGAGACACTGGAGCATCTGAATCTGGAAGCCATCAAGCCGAAGTGGGTGCTGGGATACTCAGATATCAGCGTACTGCTGCTGGCGATCACCCTGCGGACGGGCATAGCCACGGCGCACGGCACCAATCTCGTCGATTTAAGAGGTGAGACTGATGATGAGACTACCGCGATGTGGCAGTCCATCTTAACTACCAAGACTGGAGAGTCGATTGTCCAGCACTCCTCTGCAGCGTATCAGAAGGAATGGCCGGAGACGCCCTCTCCTACGGTTTTTAAGCTGACAGAGCCTACCGCCTGGAGAAGTATGTCAGGCGCCCCTGTCCGCATGCAGGGACGGCTGCTGGGCGGCTGCATCGATGTGATCCGGCATTTGATTGGCACCCCTTTCGGGGATGTCCGGCGTTTCCGCGAACAATTCATCAGTAATGAACCCATTGTATGGTTTCTGGAGAATTGCGAGCTGAATACCGTCGACCTACGCAGATCACTGGTGCAGATGAAATTGGCAGGATGGTTTAAGCATTGCGCGGGTATTATGTTCGGCAGAAGCCCTGCCAACCGGCCTGTCGACGGCTATACTGCAGAGGATGTGTATGCAGATGTCGCTGCCGAGCTTCAGCTTCCGGTCATCTATGATATCGATTGCGGGCATGTGCCACCACAGCTTACTCTGATCAACGGTGCTTATGCCGAGATTGAAGTCGCGAACGGCAGCGGCACGGTCCGTCAGACGTTCCGCCCATAGCTGCGTTAACGACTGATACCGCAGGACTTTCGCTAACCCGGCAAACAAAAAGAGACATACAAACTACTGTTAGTTTGTATGTCTCTTTTATTGTATATTGAGTATTACATTCCTCAAAGGGAACCCGCTGCTTGTCTTTTAGGGCTGGTTGATCAGACTGTCACTTGCGTGCAATATGGGTTACTACTTAGGACCCAGCGAGTGTTTATAAGGTAGCCTTGGAAGGTTCGGAGCAAATAGATGCGAAAGTGGTTACTACTTAGGACCCCAGCCATTCCCAAGTAGGTTTGTGCCTTCGGAGTAGTACAACAGAGGTGGCTATGGGGAAAAACTACCGTTAATACCTGGCTCATGCTCGATTGTCGTGGCTTATAGGGAAAAGTGACCACTACATCGTCCATTTAGGGCTTTTCGGAGCGGATAGGATCTCATTAGTGGTAAAAATTCCCTATAAGCTCGCCAGAACGCCCAACCTTCGTCCAACTAGCGGTAGAATTTCCCTATCATTCCTCACTGGACCTAAGTAGTAACCGAAAGTGCAACTAAATTCGAGTAAATCAAGCGTCTTACGCTCAAATGCCCAAATTAGATGTATTATTGGTTACTACTTAGGCCCCCCTGGTGTTCCTTGTGTTACTCGTCCGAGCCTGTCCTACCACACCGCGCGACAAGGAGGCTAAGCATAACAAAGGAAGGCTGTCGCCGGTAACCAGCGCTTAACTTTCAGACTACTAACGGACTCAGGAGCCTCTATTTGCTGTAAAAAGGCTGTTTTGCAGGTCTAACGGACTCAGGAGCCCCTATTCAAGCCGAAACTCACTAGTTAAGGCCTGTTTTTCCGATATAGAGGCTATGCGGTCCGTTACATTCCAAACCAGCGCAGAAATGAGGAAATTGGAGCTATACGGTCCGTTAGGACGTAGGTTACCTGAAGTTCGGGTGGGGGAGGGTTTGGATTACGGTAGTGCGATCCCCTTACCTTCGCAAGTAAACCTTCTATATCCTCGCAGGGTCCTAAGTAGTTACTATTATTGCATCTATTTCCTCCAAAACGGAAAAAATCCGCCCATTAGATGCATATTCGCAACTAAATCTCCAAAACTGCTCAATAGGACTGCCAGCCAGCGATAAGTCCACTGACAAACTCAGTTATCGGCTCCAAAAGCAGCAATGCGGATATCACGATTCCCGCTGCAGAGGCTCTGGTTCTGCTCTTCATTATACAAATCTCCTCCAATAATAAAAATTACTATTGCTGTGGCAGATTATACCCCTCACCGATTTCGGTTCCGTCGGCGAAGCGGAAGAACTTGTAATGATAGATTCCTTCCTGCTGGTAGAACAGCTGCCACACATATTCTCCGTTAAACACGCCCGGCAGCAGCCGCTCCACCTTGATGCCGGGAAGCTGCGACTTGATGATAGCGCGGACCTGCTCCTCCGAGGTTCCCTTGCTGATCTCTTCGCCGTACACGGCGTTCTCGCCTTCCGCAGCTGTGCCTCCGGGCAGGAAGCGGACCCACACCATCAGCTCTTGTCCGGCAGCATTGTTCCCGGTCAGCACCCAATAGATTGCTTCTTCACCCCAGACGGATTTCTGCGCTTTGGATATTTCGGTTAGTCCGGCCTGGGTTCGGGCAATATCCTCGGCAATTTGCTGCTCGCCCCATTGAGATTTCATGATATAGGCATAGAACTGGATTAATCCCACTACCAGGAGCACAATCAGTACCGATCCCAGCAGGATCCATTTTCTCCTTTTCTTCAAGGTACAGCTCCCTTTCTTACAGCCTTATACGGCCTCTTAGTTATCGTTTCAGCAGACTCTCGAAGGTCTCCTGTGCCTTGCGGCGGATGGCTTCCTCATCTAATGTCAGGCAGGCGCCATGCTTCACGACCTGCTTGCCGTCCACCCAGACATGCTCCACGTCCCTGGCACTCGCGGAGTACACTGCATGCGAGAGCAGGTCACTGTGAGGCAGCAGATGCGGCTGATCGATATCCAGCGCAATGAAGTCGGCCTTCATTCCCACCGCAAGCCGGCCCACATCCTTCAGGAACAAAGAGGCTGCACCATATTCCGTCGCCATACGCAGCGCCTCCGGGGCCGGAACCGCCGTCGGATCGCCGCTGATGCCTTTATGAAGCAGCGCCGCCAGGCGCATCTCCTCGAACAGATCGAGGTTGTTGTTGCTTGCCGCACTGTCTGTGCCCAACGACACCTTGACGCCTGCCTGCTGCAGGTCGACCACCCGGGCGATTCCGCTCGCCAGCTTCAGGTTGCTGCCAGGATTATGGGACACGCCGACTTCATGGCGGGCCAGAATGGCGATCTCCTCGTCATTCAGATGAACGCCGTGCGCCACTAGTGAAGGGCGGGTGAAGAGGCCCAGCTTCTCCAGATGCTGCACAGGACGCAGACCGTATTCCGCGACATTCTGCTCGACCTCACGTTTCGTCTCCGACATATGCGTATGCATCGGCAGATCATAATCATGCGCCGCCTGCACAAACTTCATGATATAATCCGGCGGACAGGTATACGGCGCATGCGGAGAGAGCATCGTCGTAATCCGTCCGCCCGCCGCACCGTTCCAGTCACGGGCAAACTGCACCGCTCCAGCCAGCTTGCTGCTCTGCTCTTGCGGAGGGCAATGGCCCAGGACACCACGCGTCAGAACCGCGCGGATACCCGACAGCTCCGCCACTTCAGCTACGCGGTCCATATGGATATACATATCAAGGAAGGTTGTAGTCCCGCCTTTGAGCATCTCCAGAACGGACAGAGAAGTGCCCCAGTATATATCCTCGGCAGTAAATTTTGCTTCCATCGGCCACATTTTGTCCCTCAGCCATACCTGCAGGGCAAGATCGTCGCCATATCCGCGCAGCAGCGACATCGCCGCATGACCATGCGTATTGACCAGGCCTGGCAGAAACAACAGCCGGCTGCCATCCACAATAGTTGTTGTACCGGCTCCGGCTTCAGACCAAGGCTCATCTGTACCTATGTAAGTGATGGTGCCGTCTTCTATACTCATATATCCTTGCAGAACCGGTTTCTCCGCTCCC
This window encodes:
- a CDS encoding S66 family peptidase, whose amino-acid sequence is MIKYPYLEPNTTIGVTAPSSGLKTELHPWMHAATSRLKAQGYVVNCGETVWTEQKAKSAPAHIRATELNAMLTDDSTGLIFPPWGGELLIETLEHLNLEAIKPKWVLGYSDISVLLLAITLRTGIATAHGTNLVDLRGETDDETTAMWQSILTTKTGESIVQHSSAAYQKEWPETPSPTVFKLTEPTAWRSMSGAPVRMQGRLLGGCIDVIRHLIGTPFGDVRRFREQFISNEPIVWFLENCELNTVDLRRSLVQMKLAGWFKHCAGIMFGRSPANRPVDGYTAEDVYADVAAELQLPVIYDIDCGHVPPQLTLINGAYAEIEVANGSGTVRQTFRP
- a CDS encoding DUF5590 domain-containing protein gives rise to the protein MKKRRKWILLGSVLIVLLVVGLIQFYAYIMKSQWGEQQIAEDIARTQAGLTEISKAQKSVWGEEAIYWVLTGNNAAGQELMVWVRFLPGGTAAEGENAVYGEEISKGTSEEQVRAIIKSQLPGIKVERLLPGVFNGEYVWQLFYQQEGIYHYKFFRFADGTEIGEGYNLPQQ
- a CDS encoding amidohydrolase; protein product: MSSNRTLIRNGRFLIPGAEKPVLQGYMSIEDGTITYIGTDEPWSEAGAGTTTIVDGSRLLFLPGLVNTHGHAAMSLLRGYGDDLALQVWLRDKMWPMEAKFTAEDIYWGTSLSVLEMLKGGTTTFLDMYIHMDRVAEVAELSGIRAVLTRGVLGHCPPQEQSSKLAGAVQFARDWNGAAGGRITTMLSPHAPYTCPPDYIMKFVQAAHDYDLPMHTHMSETKREVEQNVAEYGLRPVQHLEKLGLFTRPSLVAHGVHLNDEEIAILARHEVGVSHNPGSNLKLASGIARVVDLQQAGVKVSLGTDSAASNNNLDLFEEMRLAALLHKGISGDPTAVPAPEALRMATEYGAASLFLKDVGRLAVGMKADFIALDIDQPHLLPHSDLLSHAVYSASARDVEHVWVDGKQVVKHGACLTLDEEAIRRKAQETFESLLKR